The genomic stretch GGTGCAGCGGCACAGGTTGCCCATCATCCAGTCCTTGATCTCTTCTTCGTTGGGCCGGGGGTTCTGGTCCAGCAGCGCCTTGGCCGCCACCACCTGGCCGGGCGTGCAGATGCCGCACTGGAAGCCGCCGTAGCGGATGAAGCTCTGCTGCACCGGGTGAAGCTCGCCGTCCTGGGCCAGCCCCTCCACCGTGGTGACGTCACGGCCGTCCGCGAACACCGCCAAGGCCAGGCACGAACTCACCATCTCGCCGTCGATAAGCACCGTGCACGCGCCGCACACGCCCACGCTGCACCCTTCCTTGGTTCCCGTGAGGCCCAGGTCGTAGCGGAGCATGTCCACCAGGAGCCGGTTGGTGGGCACCTCCAGCTCGTGCTCCGTCCCGTTGACGCGAAACTTGATCTTCTTGTCCATGAAACTCCCTCTCCGCTCGTGAGGATTGGTCTGTCTGCCGGCTGGCGGGGTCCGTGATGATTCCCTAGCGCCGATTTTATATAGGAAGATTCCCGGTAAAGTGCAACCGGCCCGGAAGCAGGGATGATGGACTGTTCCGGTGGCCGGAAACCGCTCCCACGGCCTACCCCGCCGCCGCCCGGCCGCGCGGCGGAACCGCGTCCACCGGTTTCTCCATGAACTCGCCGATGCGCGCCGCGAGCTCATTCAGCCGCCGGCCACCGCCGCGGTCGAGCAGCACGGACCCGGAGTCCGCGAGCAGCAGACGCACCGATCGGGCGGGAAAGGATTTCTCCCCCGCCGTGGAACCGGCCACGGCGAAGCCGCTGTACACTTGGTCGTCGGCGACCCTCAGGCTGGCGACCTCGTCGAAGTTCAGCGTCAGCCGCCGGCGCATGAACAGGCTGCTGCGGGTCAGGGACACGGTGCGGGCGCGCCGGTCGATGCGGATGGTGCGCTTGAGGGTGAAGAGGAACAGCACCACGCCGAACAGGACCACGTTCATGGCCGGGAAGTACCACAGGTTCCCCACCGTGCTGTCGAGCCCTTGGGCGCGAATGGCCAGGAACACCGGTACCGAGAGCAGCAGCAGGAAACAGGCGATGCCGAGGCACAGCAGCGCCGGAAAGCGTCCGCCGCGCCAGACCAGGTTCAATTCGTGGTCGCCGGAGGGTTCCTGACGGAACCCGAGACGGCTGCCGATGGATTCGAAGTGTCGTGGGTCCCCTGTCATGGGTGCGGGAATCCAGGGGTGGGGTGGGCGCGAACGGGGTGGATTACTCCGGTTTGACCCCGTGCTTGCGCAGTGCCCGGTCGGAGCGGTCGCGGATGTCCCGTTGGTTTCCCTGGGCCTGCGCGCGGATCTTCTCGTTGCAGGCCTCGCAGATGCCGCCGCTCAGAGGGGCGACCTTGGCGCACACCATGCAGCGTTCCTGGGCGCGCTTTTCCTTCTCCATGACGCCGAGCTTATCCGAAATCGCGGGACGATCCAACAAGGATCGCCGGGCCGTTCAAGGTACGAGCCTGATCTGCGCCGGGCTCTCCAGGATCATCTCCAGTCCGTACTTGGGGTCGTCCTTGATGCGGCCGGTCAGCTCCACCTCCTTCCCCTGGAACTGGTTGGGGTGGGCGTCCGCGCGCTCGAAGGCGTCGGCGGCGGACGAGAAGATGACCGCGGTGAACGCGGACCGGGAAGGACCGAAGTCCAGGAACCAAGTGTTGCTCTTGGACGAGTGGCCCACGCGGTACACGCGGCCGCGCACCCGCGCCAACACCCCGGCCAGCTCCTGGAGCCGCTCGATCTCCATGACATCGACCTCGGGGAGATCCCCGCCGGAGGCTGGATTCGTTCCGGTGGAAACGCCGCGAGTCGCGGCGCCGTCCGCCGGATCCTCCAGGCACGGCGCCGATCCGGTCCAGCGCGCGTACACCAGATGCGCCAGGAAGCCGGACAGAAACGCGCCAAGCAGAAGCGCCGCCAACGGAACGGAAAATCGCTGAAAGAAACCTGCCGTCATGTCCGTGAACCCCCTACGGTGAGATTGTGTCTCCGTAGGAGGAATCGGCGGGACCGACACCGCCTTAAGCCATGCGCGAGAATTTCAACCGGGTACGCCCAACCGGCACCCCGATCGGGCATCCCTTCCGAAGGATGGACATCGGCCGCCCTACGGCCGGCACATCTCCAGGACCAGTCTCTCCATGGCGGCCTGGGGCTGGTGGCCGGAGGACTTGAGGCGGGCGTCGGTGTCCTGGAGCAGCCGGAGAAAGGCCTTTAGCTCGGGCAGGGTGAACTTCTCCGCGCGCTGCAACGTCAGGTAGTTGGCGTAGGGGCTCTTGGTGGGAAGACCTTCAGTGTCGGGTGGGACCTGCTTCTGGAACTCCGCGTAGGACATGTGCCGTCGCCAGACCGCGGCCAGCTCGTGGTCGAGGAGCTGGCGCGCGCTCAGAAGGCGGCGCACATGGCCCGCGATGGCCCCGAGCATCATCAGCGGGTACTCGCCGCCGGCCATGAGACGGCGCAGAAAGCTCAGGGCGCGGAGCGCGTCCCGCTGCCCCAGCGCGTCGGTGAGGTCGAACACCCAGCTCTCCGACTGGTCCGCGAAGATCTCCTCGACGTCGGCGGCGACCACCGTATCCGCGTCGCCGGCGTAGAGGATCAGCTTCTCGATTTCCTGGTGGACGATCCAGAGCTCGTTGCCGCACCGCGACAACACCATCTCGCGAGCGTCCGTCTCGATGCGCTTGCGCGCCCTCCGCAGATGCTGATCGAGAAACGCGGCCAGCGACTCCCGGCGGATGCGTCCGCTGCGGTCGCGTTCCACCGACAGGTCGAGGACGCACCCCTCGCGGCTCAACTGCTTGTAGGCGCGCCCGCGCTTGTCCGCCTGGGGGGCCAGCAGCAGCAGGCGCGCGCCGTGGGGCAGGCCGCGTTCGAGGAGCTGCGCGATCCGGTCCGGCTCCTCGGCCTTGGGCCTGGCGGAAGCGGGAGCCGTCTCTTCCCCGGGGTCTCCCCTGCGCTCGGGAGGAGCGAACCAGGGAACCGACTCCGCCACCACCGTGCAGGCCGGGGCGAAGAGCGACGGGGTCATGAGGGCGGCCTCGATGTCACCCCACGAGGAGGCGCGGGCGTCGAACCGGGAGACGGCGAGGCTCGTGCCGGAGCCGGGAGCGAGGTGCTCCAGGATCGCGCGGCTCGCCCCCCGGACACGATACTCGTCTCCGTGAAGCAGCATGATCGCCGGCCCCTTGCCGTCGCGAAGGGCCTGCAGCAGCGCTTCGAGGTCTTGCGCCATCGATCACCACCGCCGGGCGGGCGTCAGCATGTTGCAGGCCGCTAACGCTTCGAAACCCACATCTGGTTCTTCTCGCTCCAGGCGTAGTCCGACTTCCAGACCTTGAGACCGACCGTGAAATCGCCGCCGGAGCGGGAAAGGAAGACCTTCTGGGTCGAATGGGGGATGTCCACCCGCGCCACGGTCATGACCTGTCTGCGCAAGTCCCCCCGGATCAGAACGCGGTCTCCCACCTCCATCGTGGTGCGTTGTCCCTTGGTGCGTTTCACGTTGCGAGGGTACCACCGCCGGACCGGCCGCGCAATTTCGGGACTTTCCGGCCGCCGGAGCCCGTGCCCGGGGCAATGGCTTGACAAAGGGCACGGCGCTTCTCTATGAGAAAGCCCTACAGAACCGGCCCGCGGGACCGGAGCCGGACAGGAGGTCGTCCATGCGTTTCGTGACATACAACTTTCAGAGCAAGGCCCACTTGGGCTTGATGAACGGAGACGATCAGATCATCGATCTCCAGGAGGTCGCCAAACGCTACCTTCCCGGCGACACCGCCGCCTATCTGGGCAGCATGCAGTCGTTCATCGAGGCGGGCGGCAAAGCCGTCAATACCGCCAGGAAGGCCGCCCGCTACGTCGAGGACCTCGATACGAAGGGTATCCGGCGGCTGGCCCAGGCCGGGATCCTGGTGAAGCGCAACCGCATAAGGTTGCTGTCGCCGATCCCCGCGCCGCGGAAGAACGTCATCTGCCTGGGAGTCAACTACCAGGAGCATATCGACGAGGGCGTGCGGGCACGCGGCGTCCAGCTCAACACGCCCGAGGTGCCGGTGTTCTTCACCAAGCCGGCCACCGCGGTCATCGGCGACCAGGGCAAGGTGCTCGCGCATCCCGTCACCAGCAGGATCGACTGGGAAGTGGAGCTGGCCGTGGTGATCGGCCGCAAGGGCCGGAACATCCCCGCCGCCAAGGCCAACGACTACATCTTCGGCTACACCGTGTGCCTGGACATGACCGCCCGGGACCTGCAGCGCCGCCACCTCCAGTGGTGGAAGGGCAAGTCCCTGGACACCTTCTGCCCGCTGGGGCCCAGCATCGTGCACAAGAGCACCATGCCCGATCCCAAGAACGTCCGGCTCCAGTGCCGCGTGAACGGCGAGACCATGCAGGACGGCAACACGCGGGACATGATCTTCGACATCCCCACGACCATCGAGCACCTGTCCGCCGGCCTCACCCTGGAACCCGGCGACATCATCAGCACGGGAACGCCGTCCGGCGTGGGCTTCGCCCGGACTCCACCCATCTTCCTCAATGTCGGCGACAAGGTGGAAGGCGAGGTGGAGGGCATCGGCGTGCTGGAGGTGAAGATCGCGGCCGCGCGCTAGCGGCGCGGCCGGCCGGTTCGCCCCGCCCGGACAGGTGACGTCCCGCTCGGGAAATGCGATAATGTAGCAGCGCGGGGACGTTGCGTCCGGCAAGGTGCCGGAACCGGCCCGCGGGGATTGCCCGGTGGTCATCCAAGTCAACGGCAAGGACAGCGAAGTCGCGGCCGACATCAGCGTCGCACAACTCCTGGAGCACCTGGAGATCCGGCCCGGACGCGTGGTGGTGGAACTCAACGCCGAGGTTGTTTCACGAGAGGCGCACGGCGAGACGCAACTGAAGGAAGGCGACGAGGTGGAGATCGTCCACTTCGTCGGCGGCGGATAGAGTCATGACCCAATCCACAGCCCAAGCCTCAGAAGCGGCGGCGCCCGACCGCTTCAGCCTCGCCGGCAAGGAATACCGCTCGCGGCTGATCGTCGGCACCGGGAAATACAAGGACTTCGAGGAGACCCGCAAGGCCATCGAGACCTCCGGCGCGGAGATCGTCACGGTGGCGGTGCGGCGCGTCAACATCACCGACCCGGACCAGGAAAACCTGCTCGACTACCTCGACCCCAAGAAGTTCACGATCCTGCCCAACACCGCGGGATGCTACACGCCGGAGGAAGCCGTGCGCACCTGCC from Deltaproteobacteria bacterium encodes the following:
- a CDS encoding fumarylacetoacetate hydrolase family protein; the encoded protein is MRFVTYNFQSKAHLGLMNGDDQIIDLQEVAKRYLPGDTAAYLGSMQSFIEAGGKAVNTARKAARYVEDLDTKGIRRLAQAGILVKRNRIRLLSPIPAPRKNVICLGVNYQEHIDEGVRARGVQLNTPEVPVFFTKPATAVIGDQGKVLAHPVTSRIDWEVELAVVIGRKGRNIPAAKANDYIFGYTVCLDMTARDLQRRHLQWWKGKSLDTFCPLGPSIVHKSTMPDPKNVRLQCRVNGETMQDGNTRDMIFDIPTTIEHLSAGLTLEPGDIISTGTPSGVGFARTPPIFLNVGDKVEGEVEGIGVLEVKIAAAR
- the holA gene encoding DNA polymerase III subunit delta, with the translated sequence MAQDLEALLQALRDGKGPAIMLLHGDEYRVRGASRAILEHLAPGSGTSLAVSRFDARASSWGDIEAALMTPSLFAPACTVVAESVPWFAPPERRGDPGEETAPASARPKAEEPDRIAQLLERGLPHGARLLLLAPQADKRGRAYKQLSREGCVLDLSVERDRSGRIRRESLAAFLDQHLRRARKRIETDAREMVLSRCGNELWIVHQEIEKLILYAGDADTVVAADVEEIFADQSESWVFDLTDALGQRDALRALSFLRRLMAGGEYPLMMLGAIAGHVRRLLSARQLLDHELAAVWRRHMSYAEFQKQVPPDTEGLPTKSPYANYLTLQRAEKFTLPELKAFLRLLQDTDARLKSSGHQPQAAMERLVLEMCRP
- a CDS encoding (2Fe-2S)-binding protein, which encodes MDKKIKFRVNGTEHELEVPTNRLLVDMLRYDLGLTGTKEGCSVGVCGACTVLIDGEMVSSCLALAVFADGRDVTTVEGLAQDGELHPVQQSFIRYGGFQCGICTPGQVVAAKALLDQNPRPNEEEIKDWMMGNLCRCT
- the thiS gene encoding sulfur carrier protein ThiS, which produces MVIQVNGKDSEVAADISVAQLLEHLEIRPGRVVVELNAEVVSREAHGETQLKEGDEVEIVHFVGGG